AAAATAAATTTAATGTGTCTATAGCGGAAGTAGAGATGCAGGATATACATCAAAATATTGTTATAGGTATAGCTTGTGTAAGTAATAGTAGCAAACAAGCAGATAGTATAATACAAAATGTAGTAAATTATATAGAAGGTAATACAGAGGCCATTGTTTCCAAGATAGAAACTGAAATCATATAAATTATAAGTATAAACCTTTACAAGAAATTTTTAAAAGTATATAATTAAGATATAAAATAATATAGTATGTAAATGCAGGGGTGCCGTAAAGGCTGAGAGGAAAACTTTCTAACCCTTTGAACCTGATGTAACTAAGATTACCGTAGGGAGCATTATAGTGTATATAGTAAATTATATATGTTATAAAAAGCTTATCTTCGGATAGGCTTTATTTTTTTTATTACAGTTATTATATACAATTGAAACTCATTAATTTAATAAACAATTTAATGTTTTAAGTTAGAAGGGATAGAAATGTTATTAGATAAAGAACAGGATAAATTTAAAGAGGAATGTGGAGTCTTTGGAATTTTTAAAAATTATACTTTAGAACTTGGAGAAATATTTTATCCTGGATTGGTATCTCTTCAACATAGAGGAGAAGAAAGTGCAGGAATAAGCTATACAAATAGTGATGGAATAAAAACCAAAAAAGTTTTAGGCTTAGTTTCTAACTTATTTTCCGAAGAAAATTTTTATAAAACTAAATATTTTTCTGCTATAGGACATGTTAGATATTCTACTAGTGGAGATGTCCATATTAAAAATGCGCAACCATTTCAAGAAGAAATCCTAGGAGAAACTATTTCTTTAGCTCATAATGGGAATTTATTAAATTATTTAAATATTAAGTATGAATTAGAGGAAAAAGGTGAAAAATTCAAAAGCAATTCAGATTCTGAAGTAATATTAAAGTTTATATTAGAAAAGATAGAAAAAGGTGAAACAATAGAAAAAGCAATAACTTGTGCTATTGATAGTTTGAAAGGAGCTTTCTCAGTACTTATTTTAATGAAAGATAGTCTAATAGGTTTTAGAGATAAAAATGGAATAAGACCTTTATGTTTAGGAAAAGTAGAAGAAAATTATATTTTATCTTCAGAAAGCGCCGCTATAAATGTTGTTGGTGGACAATACATAAGAGATGTAGAGCCTGGAGAAATTATAATTATAAATCAAAATGGATTAAAATCTATAAAAAGTAGAGTAGTCGGTTGTAATTTTATTTGTGCTTTAGAATATATATATTTCTCAAGGCCAGATAGTATCATAGATGGAATAAATTTATCACAATTTAGAATTAGATGTGGAGAAGAGCTGTATAAAAAATATAAATTAGATTCAGATATTATAATTGGAGTACCTGAATCAGGAAATTTTGCAGCTATGGGTTATTCTAAAGCATCAAATATACCCTATAGTATAGGTCTTATTAAAAATTCTTATTTAGGTAGAAATTTTATAAAATCTACAGAAAAGGAAAGAAAAAGAGATATAAATATAAAAATAAACGCTATAGAAAGTATAGTTCAAGGTAAAAAAGTTATTGTCATAGATGATTCTATTGTAAGAGGTAATAGTAGTAGACAAGTAGTATATTCTTTAAGAAAAGCAGGAGCAAAAGAAATTCATTTTATGGTGGCATCACCTAAAATAAATTATTACTGTAATTTGGGAATAGATATAAAAAATAAAAAAGAACTTTTATCATTTAAAAAAAATAAGGAAGAAATGAAGCGTTTTATAGAAGCAGATAGTTTGGAATTTTTAAGTTTAAAAGATATGAAGAAGTGTTTAAATAATATTAATATTTGTACAGGCTGTTTTAATGGAGATTATGCCGATTATTAAGTTTTATAACCAATATAGTAAGCTGCAAATTTATAATAAAATATAAATTTAATTGAAGTTTAGCATTGATTTCTTTTTTAATTTTAATAGAAAATATTTTAATCATAAATATGACTATTATATTTCAATGAATTTAATGAAATCAATGTACATATAAACAAATATAATTCCTGTAGCATATTTTACAGGAGATATGAAAAGGAGAAATGTTATTATGAATTATACAACTCAAATGGATGCTGCTAAAAAGGGAATAGTTACAAAAGAAATGGAATTAGTAGCGCAAAAGGAAAATATGGATGTAAAAGATATTATGGAATTAGTATCTAAGGGAAAGGTTGCTATACCTGCTAATAAAAATCATAAAGCATTAAGTCCAGAAGGAATAGGACAAGGGTTAAGGACTAAAATAAATGTAAACTTAGGAATATCTAAGGATTGTTGCAATATAGATATGGAATTAGAAAAAGTACAAAAAGCTATAGACATGAAGGCAGAAGCTATAATGGATTTGAGCTGTTTTGGAAAAACAGAAGAATTCAGAAAAAGATTAATAGATATGTCACCAGCTATAATAGGAACAGTTCCTATATATGATGCAGTGGGTTTTTATGATAAGGAATTAAAAGACATTACATCAGAAGAATTTTTAAAAGTGGCAAAAAAACATGCAGAGAATGGAGCAGACTTTTTAACAATACATGTGGGAATGAATAGAAAAACTGCAGCTACATTTAAGAAAAACCCACGAAGAATGAACATAGTTTCAAGAGGTGGATCTCTTTTATATGCATGGATGGAACTAAATAATAAAGAGAATCCATTCTATGAAAGATTTGATGAACTTTTGGATATATGTGAAAAGTATGATGTGACATTAAGTTTAGGAGATGCTTGTCGTCCAGGATGTATAGAAGATTCTACAGATGCAAGTCAAATAGAAGAGCTTATAGTCTTAGGAGAACTTACTAAAAGAGCTTGGGAAAGGAATGTGCAAGTTATAATAGAGGGACCAGGACATATGACTTTAGATGAAATAGAAACAAATATGAAAATAGAGAAAAAACTATGTCATGGAGCTCCTTTCTATGTTTTAGGACCAATAGTTACAGATATAGCTCCAGGATATGATCATATAACTTCAGCTATAGGTGGCGCCATTGCAGCAACTTATGGTGCAGATTTCCTATGCTATGTAACTCCAGCAGAGCATTTAAGATTACCAAATTTAGATGATATGAAAGAAGGAATAATAGCAACTAAATTAGCAGCACATGCAGCAGATTTAGCTAAAGGAATAAAAGGTGCAAAAAATTGGGATAATGCTATGGCTAAAGCTAGAAGAGAATTAGACTGGGAAAAAATGTTTGAATTATCTATAGATGAAGAAAAAGCTAGAAGATATAGAGAAGAATCTAATGCAAAAAGTAAAGATTCTTGTACAATGTGTGGAAAAATGTGTTCAGTAAGAAATATGAATAGGGTTATAGAAGGAAAAGATTTAAATATGTTAAGAGATGATGATTAATATATAGGAGTGAATAGAATGGCGAATATAAATTTAAGTTTACAGGTTTTGCCTGTAGTTAGTGAGGAAGATATATATCCAGTAGTAGATAAAGTTATAGAGTATATAGAAGCCTCAGGAGTTAAATACGAAGTAGGACCTATGGAAACTACAATGGAAGGCGAAATGGATATTCTTTTGGATATAGTTAAAAAAGCTCAAGATATATGTGTTAATGAAGGTGCTAAAAGAGTTATTTCTGTTGTAAAAATAGATTATAAACCAGAAGGTGTTACAATGGATGAAAAAACTCATAAATATAAAAAATAGATTACAATTATAAGAAGGAAAAATCATTATACATGGCGAATTTTATAATAGGTAAGGTTGGAAGGGTAAGTTATATGTACTAAAAGAACTTACTACTTCCTTGCAAAAAGTCATTAATAATGCAGATTTGCCTCTTATAATAAGGGTAAAATGCAAGAGTGAAGCTAGGCAAGAAGTAAATAGGTGTTTTCGTACAAGATGCCATTTGGATTAAATGGATGCTAAATCAGATTTTAAATTACCTTTACAACGACCACACAAATTTCAACTTTTTCTAATTTCAATAAAATTAAAAGAAAGACCATAAAGACCATAATGTATTTTAATTTTATAGAACCTCTATTTAGAGGTTCTACTTTTTACTCTGTTATATATAATTTTATTTTTTCTATTCTATTGTTAGACATCTTTTCTATTTTGAATATTAAATTATTATATTGTATTTCAGAATTTGTATTATATTTTGGTATAGTTCCGGTTATATCTAGTATAAAGCCACCTAGAGTATCAAAATTTTCTGAAGGTAATTCTAAATGAAGCTTTTCATTTAAAGTGTCTATTGTTATAGATGCATCTAATAAAAAAGTGTTTCCATCTATTTTTATTATTTCTTCAGCATTATCCTCATCATATTCATCGAATATATTTCCCATAACTTCTTCTATCAAATCTTCTATAGTAACTATACCAGAGAATCCTCCATATTCGTCAATAAGGATGGAAATATAGCTTTTACTTGTTTGCATTTCTTTGAATAAAGAATCTATAGTTTTTGTTTCTGGTATAAAATAAGGGACTCTTAATATATTTATCAAATCTTCTTTTTTTATATTTTCTTTATTTATGATAGAAAGGGTATCTTTTATATGTAGAATTCCTATAATATTATCTATATCTTCATCATATATAGGAACTCTTGAATAACGCTCCGTTAGTATATTATTAACTATATCTTTAGGTGGATCATTTATATCTATTGCAAATACACTAGTTCTAGGTGTCATTATTTCTTTAGCTAGAGTATTATCAAAATCAAATATGCTATTTATCATTTCTTTTTCTGTAGAATTAAAAACTCCTGTTTCTTCACCTAAGTCAATCATTTTTTTTATTTCTTCCTCTGATATTTTTTCTTCTATGTCTTTATAATCAATTCCTAAAATTCTTAGCAAAAAGTTAGTAGAAGAGGTTAATATATTTACAAAAGGCAGAGATATTTTCATAAAAATAATTATTGGTTTAATTGAAAATAACGCTATTTTTTCTGAATTATTTAATGCTAGTCTTTTAGGTAACAATTCTCCAAAGACTAATGTTAAATATGATAATAGAATAGTGGTTAAAAATAATGCTACACTACTGCTTTTAGGGATATTTAAGTGTTTAAAGAATATATCAATATATTTTGATATACTTGTTGCAGCAGAAGCACTTGCCAAAAATCCTGCTAAAGTTATTCCCACTTGTATAGTAGCTAAAAATTTACTAGGTTCCTTTAAAAGATTTAATAATATTTTTGCCTTTTTTACTTTTTGAGGAGAAGAACTTTTTTCTTCACTATCCTCTATTATAGTATTTAATTTATTTTTATTTAAAGAGATTATTGCCATTTCTGCAGAAGAAAAAAATGCATTTATAATTATTAAAATTAATATTAAGAATAATTGCATACCAATGTTATTCATAAAATTTCACTCCTTAGTATATAGTGTATCTTTTATTAAATTTTTTATAATAAGAATAGCCACAAAAATAAATATAAAATTAAATCATATATGTTAGAAATATGGATAAATTATTAAAATAACTTCACTATGCTTTTATTTGTTTAATATTAATAGAATAAATAATATAATACTTAAATTGTAGTTATAAATGTAACAATATATAATGAAGATAAGAATCATTTAGTTAAAATAATTATTTCCAAAGAAATAAATTTAATATTAAAAGGTATAAAGATATAAATATTAAATTTTATATAATATTTGAAATAGTAAATAAAAGGGGGATTTAAAGTGTTTGCATTAGAAGATTTTAAACAATTAACAGAAGAACAAAAATATGAAAATATGCTTTTATTTTTGAAAGGACAATTACTTGATGAGAAAGATATAATATCAAATCTTAGCAATGCTTCATCTATTATAATGGCTTTAACAGATAATTTAAGTTGGGCAGGGTTTTATTTAATGAAAGATGGAGAATTGGTTTTGGGGCCATTTCAGGGAATGCCAGCCTGCAATAGAATAAATATAAATAAGGGAGTATGTGGTGCAGCTGTATCATCTAGGGAAATTCAAAGGGTAGATGATGTGCATAAATTTCAAGATCATATAGCTTGTGATGGTTCAACTAATTCTGAATTAGTAGTTCCTATAATTAAAGAAAATAAGGTTTTAGGAGTACTAGATTTAGATAGCATTGAATTTGGAAGATTTACAGAACTTGAAGAAAAATATTTTAAAAAGTTTGTACAAATACTTGTAGACAACATGGATTGGAGTATCAATTAATGATGAGAGAGCAAATATTTAAAACTTTAGATAGATTAGTAAAAGTACCTAGTATATCAGGAACAGAAAAAGAAAATTTAGCAGTAGATGAAATATACAACATATTAATGGAGATAGATTATTTCAAAAATAATAAAAATAACGTAAAAATACACAATATAGAAGGCGATATGCATAACAGATGTTTTTTAACAGCCTTATTAGAAGGTAATAAATCACCAAAAGATATAATAATATTAACAGGACACTTAGATGTAGTAGATATAGATGAATTTGGTATTTTAAAAAATATAGCTTTTGATTATAAAAAGTATACTGAAAGAGTATCTGAATTAGTATTAGATCAAGATTCAAAAAAAGATTTACATTCAGGTGATTGGATATTTGGTAGAGGCACATCAGACATGAAATATGGATTAGCTCTTTATATAGAATTAATAAGAGAGCTATCTAAAGATAGAAAGTTTAAAGGGAATATATTATTTTTAGCAGTTCCAGGAGAGGAAAGTAACTCAGAAGGAATGTTAGGAGCAATACCTTATTTATCTAAATTAAAAGAAGAAGGATATAATTTTAAATCTTTATTTTTATCAGAATGTTGCATACCTAAATATGAAGGCGATAATTCTAAAAGAATTTATATAGGTTCTGTAGGAAAAATAATGCCAACCTTCTTTTGTGTAGGAAAAGCAACTCATGTAGGAAATCCATTTGGAGGATTAAATCCTAATTTATTAGTATCTGAAATAAATAAACTTATGGAATATAATGTAGAGCTAAGTGATAAATATGAAAAAGATATAACTCCGCCACCAGTTTGTTTAAAACAATCAGATTTGAAGGAATTATATTCTGTTCAAAATCCTATGTATGCATATTCTTATTATAATTTATTAACTATACAAAAGACTCCAGAAGAAATAATGGGTAAGTTAAAGGATATAGCAAATAAAGCTTTTTATAATACTCTTGAGATAATCAAAGAAAATTATAAAAAATATAAATCAATATATGAAAGTAAACTAGAGGCAGATTTAGATATAAAGCCTAAAGTTATAACCTTTGAAAAACTA
Above is a window of Clostridium sporogenes DNA encoding:
- a CDS encoding hemolysin family protein, translated to MNNIGMQLFLILILIIINAFFSSAEMAIISLNKNKLNTIIEDSEEKSSSPQKVKKAKILLNLLKEPSKFLATIQVGITLAGFLASASAATSISKYIDIFFKHLNIPKSSSVALFLTTILLSYLTLVFGELLPKRLALNNSEKIALFSIKPIIIFMKISLPFVNILTSSTNFLLRILGIDYKDIEEKISEEEIKKMIDLGEETGVFNSTEKEMINSIFDFDNTLAKEIMTPRTSVFAIDINDPPKDIVNNILTERYSRVPIYDEDIDNIIGILHIKDTLSIINKENIKKEDLINILRVPYFIPETKTIDSLFKEMQTSKSYISILIDEYGGFSGIVTIEDLIEEVMGNIFDEYDEDNAEEIIKIDGNTFLLDASITIDTLNEKLHLELPSENFDTLGGFILDITGTIPKYNTNSEIQYNNLIFKIEKMSNNRIEKIKLYITE
- a CDS encoding GAF domain-containing protein; this encodes MFALEDFKQLTEEQKYENMLLFLKGQLLDEKDIISNLSNASSIIMALTDNLSWAGFYLMKDGELVLGPFQGMPACNRININKGVCGAAVSSREIQRVDDVHKFQDHIACDGSTNSELVVPIIKENKVLGVLDLDSIEFGRFTELEEKYFKKFVQILVDNMDWSIN
- the thiC gene encoding phosphomethylpyrimidine synthase ThiC, whose protein sequence is MNYTTQMDAAKKGIVTKEMELVAQKENMDVKDIMELVSKGKVAIPANKNHKALSPEGIGQGLRTKINVNLGISKDCCNIDMELEKVQKAIDMKAEAIMDLSCFGKTEEFRKRLIDMSPAIIGTVPIYDAVGFYDKELKDITSEEFLKVAKKHAENGADFLTIHVGMNRKTAATFKKNPRRMNIVSRGGSLLYAWMELNNKENPFYERFDELLDICEKYDVTLSLGDACRPGCIEDSTDASQIEELIVLGELTKRAWERNVQVIIEGPGHMTLDEIETNMKIEKKLCHGAPFYVLGPIVTDIAPGYDHITSAIGGAIAATYGADFLCYVTPAEHLRLPNLDDMKEGIIATKLAAHAADLAKGIKGAKNWDNAMAKARRELDWEKMFELSIDEEKARRYREESNAKSKDSCTMCGKMCSVRNMNRVIEGKDLNMLRDDD
- the purF gene encoding amidophosphoribosyltransferase, translated to MLLDKEQDKFKEECGVFGIFKNYTLELGEIFYPGLVSLQHRGEESAGISYTNSDGIKTKKVLGLVSNLFSEENFYKTKYFSAIGHVRYSTSGDVHIKNAQPFQEEILGETISLAHNGNLLNYLNIKYELEEKGEKFKSNSDSEVILKFILEKIEKGETIEKAITCAIDSLKGAFSVLILMKDSLIGFRDKNGIRPLCLGKVEENYILSSESAAINVVGGQYIRDVEPGEIIIINQNGLKSIKSRVVGCNFICALEYIYFSRPDSIIDGINLSQFRIRCGEELYKKYKLDSDIIIGVPESGNFAAMGYSKASNIPYSIGLIKNSYLGRNFIKSTEKERKRDINIKINAIESIVQGKKVIVIDDSIVRGNSSRQVVYSLRKAGAKEIHFMVASPKINYYCNLGIDIKNKKELLSFKKNKEEMKRFIEADSLEFLSLKDMKKCLNNINICTGCFNGDYADY
- a CDS encoding DUF503 domain-containing protein, encoding MIIGTAKIYLYANWVHSLKEKRMIVKSVISKTKNKFNVSIAEVEMQDIHQNIVIGIACVSNSSKQADSIIQNVVNYIEGNTEAIVSKIETEII
- a CDS encoding thiamine-binding protein, whose amino-acid sequence is MANINLSLQVLPVVSEEDIYPVVDKVIEYIEASGVKYEVGPMETTMEGEMDILLDIVKKAQDICVNEGAKRVISVVKIDYKPEGVTMDEKTHKYKK
- a CDS encoding M20/M25/M40 family metallo-hydrolase, whose protein sequence is MMREQIFKTLDRLVKVPSISGTEKENLAVDEIYNILMEIDYFKNNKNNVKIHNIEGDMHNRCFLTALLEGNKSPKDIIILTGHLDVVDIDEFGILKNIAFDYKKYTERVSELVLDQDSKKDLHSGDWIFGRGTSDMKYGLALYIELIRELSKDRKFKGNILFLAVPGEESNSEGMLGAIPYLSKLKEEGYNFKSLFLSECCIPKYEGDNSKRIYIGSVGKIMPTFFCVGKATHVGNPFGGLNPNLLVSEINKLMEYNVELSDKYEKDITPPPVCLKQSDLKELYSVQNPMYAYSYYNLLTIQKTPEEIMGKLKDIANKAFYNTLEIIKENYKKYKSIYESKLEADLDIKPKVITFEKLYKEVLNENKDFEKHIETSIEKWKKEKLDNQTIGIKIIKETFEHYKYQEPMIVIAYNVPYYPHRYFDSENPKYTNLLDSLDNMRTYAKEKYNIDLEKENFFMGISDLSYTGLDEKFNIESICGNMPGLGHTYKFPEKELKEFNIPSVVFGGFGKDFHKYTERLNIPYSMDIVPDLYRYILKKMLK